A single window of Lysobacter oculi DNA harbors:
- a CDS encoding DNA topoisomerase IB: MAAQDTANPKQAAREAGLRYVSERDPGIVRLRRAATFSYRDPDGAAVRDRDTLERIVKLAIPPAWNEVWICPHPHGHLQATGRDARTRKQYRYHPQWSTVRDGGKFERVIAFGESLPRLRRALRASLKPAGFGRDKVVAMVVAVMAGTLIRIGNSQYAKQNRSFGLTTLRNRHVAFLKGGRARFQFTGKSGQVQDVVLDDARLVRLMRRCQQLPGQALFQYLDDDGQRVPVGSDDVNGWLREAMGEAFTAKDFRTWGGTLEAFRAFTATPPPEGDDATPAPEREWARIEKEVIAGVAQSLGNTVAVCRKAYIDPAVMQGWRDGTLARYVKGAIGERQWEQAALRFLKSVRRQAARKPARPKRAAVRAA; the protein is encoded by the coding sequence ATGGCTGCACAGGACACCGCCAACCCCAAGCAGGCCGCGCGCGAAGCCGGCCTGCGTTATGTCAGTGAGCGCGATCCCGGCATCGTGCGGCTGCGTCGCGCGGCGACCTTCAGCTACCGCGATCCCGATGGCGCGGCGGTGCGTGACCGCGACACGCTGGAACGCATCGTCAAGCTCGCCATTCCGCCGGCATGGAACGAGGTCTGGATCTGCCCGCATCCGCACGGCCACCTGCAGGCCACCGGCCGCGATGCCCGCACCCGCAAGCAGTACCGCTACCACCCGCAATGGAGCACCGTGCGCGATGGCGGCAAGTTCGAGCGCGTGATCGCGTTCGGGGAATCGCTGCCGCGCCTGCGTCGCGCGCTGCGCGCCTCGCTGAAACCCGCCGGCTTCGGCCGCGACAAGGTGGTGGCGATGGTGGTCGCGGTGATGGCCGGCACCCTCATCCGCATCGGCAACAGCCAGTACGCGAAGCAGAACCGCTCCTTCGGCCTGACCACGCTGCGCAACCGCCACGTCGCCTTCCTCAAGGGCGGTCGCGCACGCTTCCAGTTCACCGGCAAGTCCGGCCAGGTGCAGGACGTGGTGCTCGATGACGCCAGGCTGGTGCGCCTCATGCGCCGCTGCCAGCAGTTGCCCGGGCAGGCGTTGTTCCAGTATCTCGATGATGACGGCCAGCGCGTCCCGGTCGGGTCCGACGACGTTAACGGCTGGTTGCGCGAGGCGATGGGCGAAGCCTTCACCGCCAAGGATTTCCGCACCTGGGGCGGCACGCTGGAAGCCTTCCGCGCCTTCACTGCGACGCCGCCGCCCGAAGGCGACGACGCCACGCCCGCCCCGGAACGCGAATGGGCACGCATCGAGAAGGAGGTCATCGCCGGCGTGGCGCAGAGCCTGGGCAACACGGTCGCGGTCTGCCGCAAGGCCTACATCGACCCGGCGGTGATGCAGGGGTGGCGCGACGGCACGCTCGCGCGCTACGTCAAGGGCGCCATCGGCGAGCGCCAGTGGGAACAGGCCGCGCTGCGCTTCCTCAAGTCGGTGCGCCGGCAGGCCGCACGCAAGCCGGCGCGGCCCAAGCGCGCTGCGGTCCGCGCCGCCTGA
- a CDS encoding restriction endonuclease — protein sequence MRGLKNVSHRHDDALSRTHWASVEALLAVWYRGQGWAVDHCGTGANGQEFDGGIDLKLRRADEYVLVQCKHWNTKKVPHNDVHQLLGVMVNEGATGAILVTSGEFTEAAKEAASKLGHVQLVDGQMLREMVGPLPEPETAGAANEAPGDLTFRARPTPVVRQHRPRPAYGWLVFSVIALVVFGFIIRALLIRTAGTAGPAPITVSSGEASSQSDDETPVAYVSPSDEQASVDSCKEIIDAPSGTYIDHCASTKPLPPQSAAEIRESQRRAAEAMKVIEASTPEM from the coding sequence ATGAGGGGTTTGAAGAATGTCAGTCATCGTCATGACGATGCACTGTCACGGACGCACTGGGCCTCGGTCGAGGCGCTGCTTGCCGTGTGGTATCGCGGGCAGGGCTGGGCGGTGGATCACTGCGGCACGGGTGCGAATGGACAGGAATTCGATGGCGGCATCGATCTGAAGCTGCGCCGCGCGGACGAATACGTGCTGGTGCAATGCAAGCACTGGAACACGAAAAAGGTGCCGCACAACGATGTGCATCAGTTGCTGGGCGTGATGGTCAATGAAGGCGCAACCGGCGCCATCCTCGTGACCAGCGGGGAGTTCACCGAAGCCGCCAAGGAAGCGGCGAGCAAGCTGGGTCATGTGCAGCTGGTGGATGGCCAGATGCTGCGGGAGATGGTGGGGCCGCTGCCGGAGCCGGAAACTGCCGGTGCTGCCAATGAAGCGCCGGGCGATCTGACATTCCGTGCGCGCCCCACACCGGTGGTGCGACAGCACAGACCGCGTCCCGCCTACGGTTGGCTGGTGTTCTCCGTCATCGCTCTGGTGGTCTTCGGGTTCATCATCCGTGCCCTGTTGATCCGGACCGCTGGCACCGCAGGGCCTGCGCCGATCACCGTATCGTCGGGCGAAGCATCCTCGCAATCCGATGACGAAACCCCGGTTGCGTATGTGTCGCCAAGTGATGAGCAAGCGTCAGTCGATAGCTGCAAGGAAATCATCGACGCGCCTTCAGGCACGTATATCGATCACTGCGCATCGACCAAACCGCTGCCGCCGCAGAGCGCGGCTGAAATCCGTGAATCCCAGCGCCGCGCCGCCGAAGCGATGAAGGTCATCGAAGCCTCGACGCCCGAGATGTAA
- a CDS encoding flavohemoglobin expression-modulating QEGLA motif protein, with the protein MNGPGPLPAPHQQPPAPDLGGKNAWRKRLEHGGRVHVDRRLPFIVLAHHGTEAFSLARRVAAISASSIVWPLQAGDVADVDAMAHADALLDLLHKDYPRFLVITLHDLPRDASLDEESPRLEPFRFELAASVDEAAQAAATSLNGALQAIDIDLREAKVAEVPLPPASPGLQALLAGHPGVSRLSLGIPQIHRVPGGGDRGIYPLIYHALESATYDALLLAVASFIEHTTPDGDGDGKPGGRPHHRSLGRSRFLQAAAKADAALAKISGSFDFLLAVSPINSVEAYERFEADQRQKPPAFRYRPLAFSPDVLKRHLYRIDLRAVEDPVLEGLFREKQLELDQQLMMLQRRNTPAFRYASLLQYGGVEPELLAQAKLVLEKITEASTRDDDASAGPEDVQGAAEAVIARYREEAPAFAIAETCLRSDTGPGLMVSGPSLLISTATRMPAFRVDPLLQHEIGVHLLTHVNGSQQGLGIFGHGLADYEGIQEGLGVFAEFLVGGLSVARLRLLAARVLIVDAMLDGADFIQCHRMLNEAHGFSSRGAFNIVARIFRSGGFSKDAIYLRGFQQVLHRVAQGRSLDAFWYGKIAERHIPVVEELRLRGMLQPPAATPEFLQRPVAQATLARLRDGTPFLDLLRSPTP; encoded by the coding sequence ATGAACGGTCCCGGCCCCTTGCCCGCGCCGCACCAGCAACCGCCCGCGCCTGATCTGGGCGGCAAGAACGCCTGGCGCAAGCGCCTGGAACATGGCGGCCGCGTGCATGTGGACCGCCGCCTGCCCTTCATCGTGCTGGCCCATCACGGCACCGAGGCTTTCAGCCTGGCCCGCCGCGTGGCCGCGATCAGCGCGTCCAGCATCGTCTGGCCCTTGCAGGCCGGTGATGTGGCCGATGTGGATGCGATGGCGCATGCCGACGCGCTGCTCGACCTGCTGCACAAGGACTATCCGCGTTTCCTCGTCATCACCCTGCACGACCTGCCGCGCGATGCCAGCCTGGACGAGGAAAGCCCCCGGCTGGAACCCTTCCGTTTCGAATTGGCCGCCTCGGTGGACGAAGCAGCGCAGGCCGCCGCGACGTCACTGAACGGCGCGCTGCAGGCGATCGACATCGACCTGCGTGAAGCGAAAGTCGCCGAAGTGCCGCTGCCTCCGGCATCGCCCGGCCTGCAGGCGCTGCTGGCCGGGCATCCGGGCGTGTCGCGGCTGTCGCTCGGCATCCCGCAGATCCACCGCGTGCCCGGCGGCGGCGACCGCGGCATCTATCCGCTGATCTACCACGCGCTGGAAAGCGCCACCTACGACGCGCTGCTGCTCGCCGTGGCCAGCTTCATCGAACACACGACACCCGACGGCGATGGCGATGGAAAGCCCGGTGGACGCCCGCATCATCGTTCGCTCGGGCGCAGCCGCTTCCTGCAGGCCGCGGCCAAGGCGGATGCCGCGCTGGCGAAGATCAGCGGCAGCTTCGATTTCCTGCTCGCGGTGTCGCCGATCAACAGCGTGGAAGCCTACGAGCGCTTCGAGGCCGACCAGCGGCAGAAGCCGCCCGCCTTCCGGTACCGCCCGCTCGCCTTCAGCCCGGACGTGCTCAAGCGCCACCTCTACCGCATCGACCTGCGCGCCGTGGAAGATCCGGTGCTGGAAGGTCTGTTCCGCGAGAAACAACTGGAGCTCGACCAGCAGTTGATGATGCTGCAGCGTCGCAACACCCCGGCCTTCCGCTACGCCTCGCTGCTGCAGTACGGGGGCGTTGAGCCGGAACTGCTGGCGCAGGCGAAGCTGGTGCTGGAGAAGATCACCGAAGCGTCCACCCGCGATGACGATGCATCGGCGGGTCCGGAAGACGTGCAGGGCGCCGCCGAAGCCGTCATCGCGCGCTACCGCGAAGAAGCACCCGCGTTCGCCATCGCCGAAACCTGCCTGCGCTCGGATACCGGGCCGGGATTGATGGTCAGCGGCCCGTCCCTGCTGATCTCCACCGCCACGCGCATGCCCGCGTTCCGCGTCGATCCGCTGCTGCAGCACGAGATCGGCGTGCACCTGCTCACCCACGTCAACGGCAGCCAGCAGGGGCTCGGCATCTTCGGGCACGGGCTCGCCGATTACGAAGGCATCCAGGAAGGCCTCGGCGTGTTCGCGGAATTCCTGGTCGGTGGGCTGTCCGTGGCCCGCCTGCGCCTGCTCGCCGCACGCGTGCTGATCGTCGATGCGATGCTCGACGGCGCCGACTTCATCCAGTGCCATCGCATGTTGAACGAGGCGCACGGTTTCAGTTCGCGCGGCGCGTTCAACATCGTCGCGCGGATCTTCCGCTCCGGCGGTTTCAGCAAGGACGCCATCTACCTGCGCGGCTTCCAGCAGGTATTGCATCGCGTCGCGCAGGGCCGCTCGCTGGACGCGTTCTGGTACGGAAAGATCGCCGAGCGCCACATCCCTGTGGTGGAGGAACTGCGCCTGCGCGGCATGTTGCAGCCGCCCGCCGCCACACCCGAATTCCTGCAACGCCCCGTCGCCCAGGCCACGCTGGCCCGCCTGCGCGACGGCACCCCTTTCCTCGACCTGCTGCGGAGCCCCACGCCATGA
- a CDS encoding M14 family metallopeptidase — protein sequence MTTSFYPIGTPGQPWGAQEKAEWRAAQRKQRGYADEVVSLIDSLRDRFDVVQYGELDYGADGRYPLFALKSRDWNYKLPVALVTGGVHGYETSGVHGALRFADRDAADYPGRANLLIAPCVSPWAYERIHRWNPDALDPNRSFVADSPAGESAALMALVAPIKGRFLMHIDLHETTDSDESEFRPALAARDGKPFAPGTIPDGFYLVDDTQNPQPGFQQAINEAVAKVTHIAPADPDGTIIGSEVVAPGVIEYDFGALGLCAGITGARFTTTTEVYPDSPRATPAQCNEAQAVAVRAGLDYALAAAR from the coding sequence ATGACGACATCCTTCTATCCCATCGGTACCCCGGGCCAACCCTGGGGCGCGCAGGAAAAAGCCGAATGGCGCGCGGCGCAGCGGAAGCAACGCGGTTATGCCGATGAAGTGGTCAGCCTCATCGACAGCCTGCGCGACCGTTTCGACGTGGTGCAGTACGGCGAGCTGGATTACGGCGCGGATGGCCGTTATCCGCTGTTCGCGCTGAAGAGCCGCGACTGGAACTACAAGCTGCCGGTGGCGCTGGTCACCGGCGGCGTGCATGGCTACGAGACCAGTGGCGTGCACGGCGCGCTGCGCTTCGCCGACCGCGATGCGGCGGATTATCCCGGCCGCGCCAACCTGCTGATCGCGCCCTGCGTCAGCCCGTGGGCGTACGAGCGCATCCACCGCTGGAACCCGGATGCGCTGGACCCCAACCGCTCGTTCGTGGCCGACAGTCCGGCCGGCGAATCGGCGGCGTTGATGGCGCTCGTCGCGCCGATCAAGGGCCGCTTCCTTATGCACATCGACCTGCACGAGACCACCGACAGCGACGAAAGCGAGTTCCGCCCGGCGCTGGCCGCGCGCGACGGCAAACCGTTCGCGCCCGGCACGATCCCCGACGGCTTCTATCTGGTCGATGACACGCAAAACCCGCAGCCCGGTTTCCAGCAGGCCATCAACGAGGCGGTGGCGAAGGTGACGCATATCGCGCCGGCCGACCCCGACGGCACCATCATCGGATCCGAAGTGGTGGCGCCGGGGGTCATCGAATACGACTTCGGCGCGCTCGGGCTGTGCGCCGGCATCACCGGTGCACGCTTCACCACCACCACCGAGGTCTATCCGGACAGTCCGCGCGCCACGCCCGCGCAATGCAACGAGGCGCAGGCGGTGGCGGTGCGCGCGGGACTGGACTACGCGCTGGCCGCCGCGCGCTGA
- a CDS encoding glutathione synthetase: protein MMIAFFVNSLDSEYPRYTTTVLAHEAWRRGHDVCYVTPGDFVVSPDDSLQVHARVIPAGKGKARSRDDFFKQLKTAGKKTKLISMADIDVLMLRNDPANDAAKRPWAENIGIQFGRRAIEAGVLVLNDPDSLSLAINKLYFQSFPREVRAETLITRNASDIKAFARKHGGKIVLKPLQGSGGQGVFLLNGGKTKGNLNQMVEAISRDGYLIAQTYVPEADKGDIRLFLMNGWPLQIDGKYAAMRRVGAEDDVRSNIHAGGEAKAVKITDRELRLAELIRPKLQADGMFLVGIDIIGDTILEVNVFSPGNLFTCSEMAGVSFADLILQSIERKLQIRDQFPGQFTNAQLAVM from the coding sequence ATGATGATCGCCTTCTTCGTCAACTCGCTCGACTCCGAATACCCGCGCTACACCACCACCGTGCTCGCCCACGAAGCTTGGCGGCGCGGCCACGATGTCTGCTATGTCACCCCCGGCGATTTCGTGGTCAGCCCCGACGACAGCCTGCAGGTGCATGCGCGGGTGATCCCCGCCGGCAAGGGCAAGGCGCGCAGCCGCGACGACTTCTTCAAGCAGCTCAAGACCGCCGGCAAGAAGACGAAATTGATTTCGATGGCCGACATCGATGTGCTGATGCTGCGCAACGACCCCGCCAACGACGCCGCCAAGCGCCCGTGGGCGGAGAACATCGGCATCCAGTTCGGGCGCCGCGCCATCGAAGCCGGCGTGCTGGTGTTGAACGATCCGGACTCGCTCTCGCTCGCCATCAACAAGCTGTATTTCCAGTCATTCCCGCGCGAAGTGCGTGCAGAGACCCTGATCACCCGCAACGCCAGCGACATCAAGGCCTTCGCCAGGAAGCACGGCGGCAAGATCGTGCTCAAGCCGCTGCAGGGCTCCGGCGGGCAAGGCGTGTTCCTGCTCAACGGCGGCAAGACCAAGGGCAACCTCAACCAGATGGTCGAAGCCATCAGCCGCGACGGCTACCTCATCGCGCAGACCTACGTGCCGGAAGCCGACAAGGGCGACATCCGCCTGTTCCTGATGAACGGCTGGCCGCTGCAGATCGATGGCAAGTACGCGGCGATGCGGCGCGTGGGCGCGGAAGACGACGTGCGCAGCAACATCCACGCCGGCGGCGAGGCCAAGGCGGTCAAGATCACCGACCGCGAACTGCGCCTGGCCGAACTGATCCGCCCCAAACTTCAGGCCGACGGCATGTTCCTGGTCGGCATCGACATCATCGGCGACACCATCCTCGAGGTGAACGTCTTCAGCCCCGGCAACCTGTTCACCTGCAGCGAGATGGCCGGCGTGAGCTTCGCCGACCTCATCCTGCAGTCGATCGAACGCAAGCTGCAGATCCGCGACCAGTTCCCCGGCCAGTTCACCAATGCGCAGTTGGCGGTGATGTAG